In Mustelus asterias chromosome 20, sMusAst1.hap1.1, whole genome shotgun sequence, a single genomic region encodes these proteins:
- the LOC144508464 gene encoding uncharacterized protein LOC144508464, with amino-acid sequence MVLLVSLNRETASSTPRSGAKTNVRDYSGRFASHYLKDSEDSTDCLNISSQFQQSRGERRNRKLAGLFLPKSHGSSKKNWGSVENLTMEDKDGSIFLSVPTSYKAVRKFSR; translated from the exons ATGGTGCTACTGGTCTCTTTGAACCGAGAGACAGCCTCAAGTACTCCTAGGTCAG gTGCCAAAACAAATGTGAGAGATTATAGTGGACGGTTCGcatcccactatctgaaagacaGTGAGGACTCTACTGACTGTTTAAATATCTCTTCAC AATTCCAGCAGTCCCGGGGAGAACGACGGAACAGAAAACTTGCTGGACTCTTCCTGCCAAAGAGCCATGGAAGCAGTAAAAAGAATTGGGGTTCAGTAGAGAACCTGACAATGGAAGACAAAGATGGTTCCATATTCCTGTCTGTGCCAACATCATACAAGGCTGTGCGCAAGTTCTCCAGATAA